In the Ochrobactrum sp. Marseille-Q0166 genome, one interval contains:
- a CDS encoding gene transfer agent family protein: MSRDASIELTWADDDYKFRLGWSELEALQEACNAGPWVILERLISKQCNVGDISHVIRQGLIGGDMKPTDATKLVQRYVESRPPAENLLFAIAILQAGIQGVPEEPVGEQGAASQSKSTVSPTERSDLPPSTETELQ; the protein is encoded by the coding sequence ATGAGCCGGGACGCATCGATCGAGCTAACCTGGGCAGATGATGATTACAAATTCCGCCTTGGGTGGAGCGAACTTGAAGCACTTCAGGAGGCCTGCAACGCGGGCCCCTGGGTTATTCTTGAGCGCTTGATTTCGAAACAGTGTAACGTTGGTGATATTTCACATGTCATCAGGCAGGGGCTTATCGGCGGCGATATGAAGCCGACTGATGCAACAAAGCTCGTGCAACGTTATGTTGAAAGCCGTCCTCCTGCCGAAAACCTTTTGTTTGCCATCGCGATCCTGCAAGCTGGCATTCAAGGCGTACCGGAGGAGCCAGTGGGGGAGCAGGGAGCGGCAAGTCAGAGCAAATCGACAGTCTCCCCAACGGAAAGATCAGATTTGCCGCCATCTACGGAAACGGAGCTGCAATAG
- a CDS encoding tape measure protein, with product MARTDLESLVVQLSADFKSFEKSLARANDVSNRQFNAIERRARQMNKNLDSIFTRSFSGLTAPLAGIGAALGVDQLRKMTDTWTDMTSRVNLAAGSIDKGTEVMGRLGEMARRTYLDFSQTAESYLSNATALKELGYNTDESLNYTEALNNALVVSGAKGDRAKRVIDALAKAMALGKLQGDNLNTVIDSGGRAAKALAAGLGTTVGGLRKLGAEGKITGQDIVRGLSSQMEKLRQEASDMPATIGDGFTLLNNALLQYVGNADSAAGVSAKISEALVIIADNFDKVADNGLRLAGVIAGALVGRSLLGMIRTLGLGITALGQFRKALAAAQTMGGLATAFGGLGAAAGPVGMIIGGAVVSSLILYNNTVGKASEASEVYAAALKEVQDAAKNTGDAVEEAGGKVARGLPEKLEGGIAFSLEEIAQATQTVTDQFDNLRNVSFEGVPQDEVDKVRSLGEQFRSGAITAQKLASELDGITRANPAWESLTSSVELFVGKLVEAEKAARLLQARLADTRADMGRSAKDDVIKVDLNEIAAGTYEKEALRRAALGKSQLTLENEIAKVRNDALKEGITLTEKQIETIAKANIAGDAARSAEGKKPKKEKKEKETPEEKFSKGDLQSITDRTAALVAETEALRQLNPLIDDYGFAAEMARTEQELLNAAQKAGIELTPALKEEIRQTAEQWSLATVEANKLAEAQGELRQKAEEWRDAEKDALGGLVSDLAAGKNMADALADALQKVLDKLLSFAFDGLFDGIFGKTGSIFGGLFRKDGGPVKAATGGLIRGPGGPRTDSIPAMLSDGEYVINAKATKQNRALLEAINSGRSLALAGGGMASLRAPTMPVLQAPQRQGVMDRTRIDIGVSVDEKGNLLAKVKDIAKAESKKEVGRYDKSGAYRFKRDSREASRRGYRLRVQPKEVNMKLFFVTNDPSGDDDGEFNFAAAPQNVSAFLTYEDAVEEAEFNARSYPGTKFVIHEAKALASFECEALPVKKTDL from the coding sequence ATGGCAAGAACCGACCTTGAAAGTCTGGTTGTTCAGCTTTCTGCTGACTTCAAGTCGTTTGAAAAAAGCTTGGCGCGCGCCAACGATGTTTCTAATCGCCAATTTAATGCGATTGAACGACGCGCCCGCCAGATGAACAAGAATTTGGATAGTATTTTCACGCGCTCGTTTAGCGGCCTCACGGCACCGCTCGCCGGAATCGGCGCTGCACTGGGTGTCGATCAGCTTCGCAAGATGACTGATACGTGGACGGATATGACGTCCCGCGTTAATCTTGCAGCAGGTTCTATCGATAAGGGTACTGAGGTTATGGGCCGTCTCGGAGAGATGGCTCGGCGTACCTATTTGGATTTTTCGCAGACTGCTGAGAGTTACCTATCGAATGCTACAGCACTGAAAGAACTTGGTTACAACACCGATGAATCTCTGAACTACACCGAAGCGTTGAACAACGCTCTCGTCGTGTCAGGCGCTAAGGGTGATCGAGCTAAACGAGTTATCGATGCTCTTGCCAAAGCTATGGCTCTTGGAAAGCTTCAAGGCGACAACCTCAACACAGTGATTGATTCTGGCGGTCGTGCTGCTAAAGCATTAGCCGCAGGCCTTGGAACAACCGTTGGCGGGCTGCGCAAGCTCGGCGCAGAAGGTAAAATCACAGGTCAAGACATTGTTCGCGGATTGTCGAGCCAGATGGAGAAGCTGCGGCAAGAAGCATCTGACATGCCTGCTACCATCGGCGACGGCTTCACTCTACTGAATAATGCTCTGTTGCAATACGTTGGCAATGCCGACAGTGCTGCTGGTGTCTCGGCCAAGATTTCTGAAGCACTGGTCATAATTGCTGACAACTTCGACAAGGTTGCTGACAATGGATTAAGGCTTGCAGGAGTTATCGCTGGCGCCTTGGTTGGTAGATCGCTTCTTGGCATGATCCGTACACTTGGACTTGGAATAACGGCTCTTGGTCAATTTAGAAAAGCACTTGCCGCTGCTCAGACGATGGGCGGCTTGGCCACTGCTTTTGGTGGCCTTGGCGCAGCTGCTGGCCCAGTAGGCATGATTATTGGCGGCGCAGTTGTCTCATCGCTCATTCTCTACAATAACACCGTGGGCAAGGCCAGTGAGGCGTCAGAAGTTTATGCTGCGGCCCTAAAAGAAGTTCAGGACGCTGCAAAAAACACAGGCGATGCAGTCGAAGAGGCGGGCGGAAAAGTCGCCCGCGGACTCCCTGAGAAGCTTGAGGGCGGTATCGCTTTTTCGTTGGAAGAAATAGCACAAGCCACTCAAACCGTTACAGATCAGTTCGATAATCTTCGAAATGTTAGTTTTGAAGGCGTCCCGCAAGATGAAGTCGATAAGGTGAGATCACTTGGCGAACAGTTCCGTTCAGGTGCAATTACAGCGCAAAAGTTAGCATCAGAGCTTGACGGCATCACACGCGCAAACCCTGCCTGGGAATCTCTCACAAGTTCCGTGGAGCTTTTCGTTGGTAAGCTGGTTGAAGCAGAGAAAGCCGCTCGCTTATTACAGGCAAGGCTGGCGGACACGCGTGCCGATATGGGGCGCTCTGCCAAAGATGACGTTATCAAAGTCGATTTAAACGAGATTGCTGCGGGAACTTACGAGAAAGAAGCTCTTCGCCGGGCTGCACTTGGTAAAAGCCAACTCACACTTGAAAACGAGATTGCCAAGGTTCGCAATGATGCCCTCAAAGAAGGTATTACGCTAACAGAAAAGCAGATCGAGACGATTGCTAAGGCTAATATCGCAGGTGATGCGGCACGGTCAGCCGAAGGCAAGAAGCCGAAGAAGGAGAAGAAGGAAAAAGAAACGCCAGAGGAAAAATTCTCTAAAGGCGACCTTCAGTCCATCACGGATCGCACTGCCGCACTTGTCGCTGAAACCGAGGCTTTGCGTCAGCTTAATCCTTTGATTGACGACTATGGCTTCGCTGCTGAAATGGCTCGAACTGAGCAAGAGCTTCTTAATGCTGCTCAGAAGGCCGGTATCGAGCTTACACCAGCCCTCAAGGAAGAAATCAGGCAAACTGCTGAACAGTGGTCACTAGCAACCGTTGAGGCGAATAAGCTTGCAGAGGCTCAAGGCGAACTTCGTCAAAAGGCGGAAGAATGGCGCGATGCTGAGAAGGATGCATTGGGTGGCCTCGTTTCTGATCTTGCTGCTGGGAAGAATATGGCCGACGCCCTTGCCGATGCGCTCCAGAAGGTTCTCGATAAGCTGTTAAGCTTCGCATTCGATGGCTTGTTTGATGGCATTTTCGGTAAAACGGGCTCAATCTTTGGCGGTCTATTCCGTAAGGACGGTGGCCCTGTCAAAGCTGCAACTGGTGGCTTGATCCGTGGCCCCGGTGGCCCGCGTACAGACAGTATTCCAGCAATGCTCTCGGATGGCGAATACGTCATTAATGCCAAGGCTACAAAGCAGAACCGCGCGCTGCTTGAGGCAATCAACAGTGGACGATCACTAGCGCTTGCTGGTGGCGGTATGGCTTCGCTTCGTGCTCCAACCATGCCGGTTTTGCAGGCGCCGCAGCGCCAGGGCGTTATGGACAGAACAAGAATTGATATTGGCGTTAGCGTAGATGAGAAGGGCAATCTTCTCGCTAAAGTCAAAGACATAGCGAAGGCGGAAAGCAAGAAGGAAGTTGGGAGGTATGACAAGAGCGGTGCATATCGCTTTAAGCGGGATAGCCGTGAGGCATCAAGACGAGGTTATCGTCTGAGAGTTCAACCCAAAGAGGTAAATATGAAACTGTTTTTTGTTACGAACGATCCGTCAGGCGATGATGATGGCGAGTTCAACTTTGCCGCAGCACCTCAGAACGTTTCAGCTTTCCTCACTTATGAGGATGCAGTTGAGGAAGCAGAGTTTAACGCCCGTTCATATCCGGGAACTAAATTCGTAATCCATGAGGCTAAAGCGCTCGCATCGTTTGAATGCGAAGCTTTACCTGTCAAAAAGACTGATCTGTAA
- a CDS encoding DUF3168 domain-containing protein, which yields MDPVWELQTAIYARLSQNAALTSLIGADRVYDNPPADPNGNIPAATYPYVSFGSASSSDDSADCVDAVDVTFQINCWSSLPSQKQVRQIADAVTKALRRWEPPFAVNALVTFDYWRTDYIRAPGINQVSIQYTAIIETP from the coding sequence ATGGACCCTGTATGGGAACTTCAAACCGCGATCTATGCGCGGTTATCGCAGAATGCTGCGCTGACCTCGCTAATCGGCGCGGACAGGGTCTATGACAATCCTCCCGCCGACCCTAATGGCAATATACCGGCCGCAACTTATCCGTATGTTTCATTCGGCAGCGCTTCGTCTTCTGATGACAGTGCCGATTGCGTCGATGCGGTCGACGTTACGTTCCAAATTAATTGCTGGTCGTCTCTGCCAAGCCAGAAACAGGTTAGGCAAATCGCTGACGCCGTCACCAAGGCACTTAGACGATGGGAGCCGCCGTTCGCGGTGAACGCTCTCGTCACCTTCGATTATTGGCGGACTGACTACATCCGCGCTCCCGGCATCAATCAGGTTTCGATCCAATACACGGCCATCATCGAGACGCCGTAG
- a CDS encoding phage tail tube protein, protein MAQATTIKSGKIRVLLGNDATPTVYSAPCGFTQRSITITKGLEEVNVPDCTDPDKVDWVGRDATSLSMSVSGEGVLAAESVDTWLDAVDSIDSVPVKIEWEFPLKTITWTGSMHVESMEVGATNGQRATNNVSLQSDGVMVRVATP, encoded by the coding sequence ATGGCCCAAGCTACGACGATCAAGTCGGGCAAGATCCGCGTCTTGCTCGGCAATGACGCCACCCCGACAGTTTACTCCGCACCTTGCGGTTTTACACAGCGATCAATCACTATCACCAAGGGCCTCGAAGAGGTCAATGTTCCCGACTGCACCGATCCTGATAAGGTCGATTGGGTTGGTCGCGACGCAACCAGCCTTTCGATGAGTGTAAGCGGCGAGGGTGTTCTTGCTGCTGAAAGTGTGGATACATGGCTAGATGCTGTTGATAGCATTGATTCAGTGCCGGTGAAGATTGAATGGGAATTCCCTTTGAAGACGATCACATGGACTGGGTCGATGCATGTCGAAAGCATGGAAGTTGGTGCAACCAACGGCCAGCGTGCCACGAACAACGTCAGCCTACAGTCTGACGGCGTTATGGTTCGCGTGGCTACACCATAA
- a CDS encoding HK97-gp10 family putative phage morphogenesis protein, with the protein MAIGARVLGLAKLEQKFKRLPKIARDMVRGAMEQGADDIVDMMKRLAPVDDGKLRDSIGWRWGKKAPRGSDAIATMETGLAADWTITIYAGNKEAFYARWVEFGTQASMSVAPRVDRRYKSGKVMTQGKAAHAATPAQPFFYVTWRAKDKETKRRIRRAITKAAKTVAAGG; encoded by the coding sequence ATGGCTATCGGCGCTCGTGTTTTGGGGCTTGCTAAACTCGAACAGAAATTCAAGCGCTTGCCGAAAATCGCTCGCGACATGGTTCGCGGTGCTATGGAGCAGGGCGCCGACGATATCGTCGACATGATGAAGCGACTCGCACCAGTCGACGACGGGAAGCTCCGTGACAGCATTGGATGGCGGTGGGGAAAGAAGGCTCCCAGAGGCAGCGATGCAATCGCAACAATGGAAACTGGCCTTGCAGCTGACTGGACGATAACGATCTATGCTGGCAACAAAGAAGCTTTCTACGCTCGATGGGTCGAGTTCGGTACGCAAGCTAGTATGTCTGTCGCACCGCGCGTGGATCGCAGATATAAATCTGGTAAGGTAATGACGCAAGGTAAGGCCGCTCATGCTGCTACCCCTGCTCAACCATTCTTCTACGTGACGTGGCGCGCAAAAGACAAAGAAACAAAACGCCGTATTCGTCGAGCCATCACCAAAGCAGCGAAAACAGTAGCCGCAGGAGGCTGA
- a CDS encoding energy transducer TonB has protein sequence MKLISCLIVFMICIGANAALASGQPGRDEAWSLAQQIRRCVIMPIKQSGEATIEFQLNSDGTVTDAKVVKSGNLINYIVGVFAIRAIKRCEPYKTSISGPIVVPFKFNENEPTRATSAPQSVGKML, from the coding sequence ATGAAGCTCATATCTTGTCTGATCGTCTTCATGATCTGCATAGGTGCAAATGCAGCACTTGCAAGCGGACAGCCAGGCCGTGATGAGGCATGGTCTTTGGCTCAGCAGATTAGAAGATGTGTTATTATGCCAATCAAGCAATCAGGTGAGGCAACGATTGAATTTCAATTAAACTCTGACGGTACGGTCACTGATGCGAAAGTCGTAAAATCAGGAAATTTGATCAACTACATCGTTGGTGTATTCGCGATACGAGCAATCAAAAGATGCGAGCCATATAAAACTTCCATATCGGGTCCAATTGTTGTTCCATTTAAGTTTAATGAGAATGAACCAACACGAGCTACTTCGGCACCTCAATCAGTTGGAAAGATGCTGTAG
- a CDS encoding HIRAN domain-containing protein codes for MLWFLVGVGVLIGIVWGLAKSTKHDDGLPALSGQIIVSGDGDYDFNVVGESNYQHALEAIAGRSDESAEYYCTAQLIPEPTNEYDKRAIRVDIDGRPVGYIPRDETSDFHNILNGRSASVDAVIVGGWVRGRRGDGHFGVKLDVAYPLRLQ; via the coding sequence ATGCTTTGGTTTTTAGTTGGCGTCGGCGTTTTAATTGGAATTGTGTGGGGTTTAGCAAAAAGCACTAAACACGACGACGGGCTACCCGCACTTTCGGGTCAGATTATAGTTTCAGGCGACGGTGATTATGACTTTAATGTTGTCGGAGAATCTAACTATCAGCATGCGCTTGAAGCCATCGCTGGACGAAGCGACGAATCTGCTGAATATTACTGCACAGCTCAGCTAATCCCTGAACCTACTAATGAATACGATAAGCGAGCTATCCGTGTGGATATAGATGGACGCCCCGTAGGTTATATTCCTCGGGACGAAACATCTGATTTTCACAACATCCTAAACGGAAGATCCGCGTCAGTAGACGCAGTCATTGTAGGAGGATGGGTAAGAGGTCGTCGCGGCGACGGACACTTCGGGGTTAAACTTGATGTGGCGTACCCATTACGGTTGCAATAG
- a CDS encoding head-tail adaptor protein, protein MATRKGAGALNNIVVFQQREAVRDEGGGTSQDWVDKFETAARLQPRLGSETDIAARTQGIQPYTLVVRSEPRTRGVTPSWRARNKRTGVLYEIQSCANPDEVNQYIEMRAVVQGGG, encoded by the coding sequence ATGGCGACACGTAAAGGAGCCGGTGCGCTCAATAACATCGTGGTCTTTCAGCAGCGCGAAGCGGTGAGGGACGAAGGCGGGGGCACGAGCCAGGATTGGGTAGACAAGTTCGAAACTGCCGCTCGTTTACAACCCCGACTTGGTTCTGAAACCGACATTGCGGCCCGCACGCAGGGCATCCAGCCTTATACGCTCGTTGTAAGAAGCGAACCGCGAACAAGGGGCGTCACGCCGTCTTGGCGGGCCAGAAACAAGCGAACCGGAGTCCTTTACGAGATCCAGTCATGTGCGAACCCGGACGAAGTTAATCAGTACATCGAAATGCGCGCTGTTGTGCAGGGCGGTGGTTGA
- a CDS encoding head-tail connector protein, producing the protein MALLELEAVKRHLRVFHDDEDSQIEIYTAAAESIVTEYLDREVVATGVTPALPDGIVVNPAITAAILLVAADLYENREPDMSAQSEVVLPRHVRALLAPWRVWRSIPDED; encoded by the coding sequence ATGGCGCTATTAGAGCTTGAAGCAGTCAAACGTCACTTACGCGTCTTTCATGATGACGAAGACAGCCAGATTGAAATCTACACGGCTGCTGCGGAATCTATCGTTACGGAATATCTCGACCGAGAAGTCGTTGCTACTGGCGTAACTCCTGCTTTGCCTGATGGCATAGTAGTGAACCCGGCCATTACCGCGGCGATTTTACTGGTCGCAGCCGACCTGTACGAGAACAGAGAGCCTGATATGAGCGCGCAAAGCGAGGTTGTATTGCCTCGACACGTTCGCGCGCTGTTGGCTCCGTGGCGTGTTTGGCGATCAATCCCAGATGAGGATTAA
- a CDS encoding phage major capsid protein: MPEFNIAEKIGELGQSIAAIKEQVGNLGSEYTAKLEQAGAVSTDLKDKTDKALSQLGEATTRISELEKRAAREKEVETAGFKGLGDYLVESEKFLAMDKGGRGSVRVKAERADITSANTTVGAGRSDTTSLVSGHRVPGIIAPPNRTFTIRDLLAQGETSSNSIEYVKETGFTNNAAPVAEAPTTPKPKSDITFDLETTPVRTIAHIFKASRQIMDDAPALASYINARGTYGLKFVEENQLLNGDGTGQNLNGLLPQATAFAPAFTPASANGIDRLRLAVLQVILAEYPATGFVLNPTDWAKLELTKDGEGRYIIGNAQGSTAPTLWNLPVVQTQAMAVNEFLTGAFNLAAQIFDRQDVEVLLSSENEDDFVKNMLTIRVEERLALAVYRPEAFVKGDVEE; the protein is encoded by the coding sequence ATGCCTGAATTTAATATTGCTGAAAAGATTGGCGAACTTGGCCAGTCGATTGCTGCCATCAAAGAACAGGTTGGTAATCTGGGTTCGGAATACACTGCAAAGCTGGAACAGGCCGGCGCGGTTTCGACGGACCTTAAGGACAAGACCGATAAGGCGCTATCGCAGCTTGGTGAAGCCACTACTCGTATCAGTGAACTTGAAAAGCGCGCTGCTCGCGAAAAGGAAGTCGAAACCGCTGGCTTTAAGGGCCTCGGCGACTACCTGGTCGAATCCGAGAAGTTCCTCGCCATGGACAAGGGCGGTCGTGGTTCCGTTCGAGTGAAGGCAGAGCGCGCGGATATCACTTCTGCCAACACAACTGTCGGTGCCGGTCGTTCGGATACAACGTCGCTTGTGTCGGGTCATCGCGTTCCAGGCATCATTGCACCGCCTAACCGCACCTTCACGATCCGTGATCTGCTTGCACAGGGTGAAACCTCGAGCAACAGCATCGAATACGTGAAGGAAACTGGGTTCACGAACAACGCCGCTCCGGTGGCGGAAGCGCCAACTACGCCGAAGCCGAAGTCGGATATCACATTCGATCTTGAAACGACGCCTGTTCGCACGATCGCCCATATCTTTAAGGCTTCCCGCCAGATCATGGACGACGCGCCAGCACTTGCTTCGTATATCAATGCACGGGGCACGTACGGACTTAAGTTCGTTGAAGAAAATCAGCTTCTCAACGGTGACGGCACTGGTCAGAACCTGAACGGTCTTCTCCCGCAGGCTACTGCCTTTGCTCCAGCGTTTACGCCAGCATCCGCAAACGGCATTGATCGTCTGCGCCTCGCAGTGCTGCAAGTCATTCTTGCTGAATATCCAGCGACCGGCTTTGTTCTCAATCCTACTGATTGGGCCAAGCTGGAACTGACGAAGGATGGCGAAGGTCGTTACATCATCGGCAACGCTCAGGGCTCGACCGCTCCGACCCTCTGGAATCTTCCAGTTGTTCAGACGCAGGCCATGGCAGTCAATGAGTTCCTGACTGGAGCATTCAATCTTGCCGCTCAGATCTTCGACCGCCAGGATGTTGAAGTTCTGCTGTCGAGCGAGAACGAAGACGACTTCGTCAAGAACATGCTGACGATCCGCGTGGAAGAGCGTCTTGCTCTTGCTGTTTATCGTCCTGAAGCCTTTGTTAAGGGCGATGTCGAGGAATAA
- a CDS encoding phage tail protein — protein sequence MIYILVAFFALLASPAVADPVSIVTGIVGLGSWLFGGTVLANIVLGGLLVAAKYALTSIFQQTPKSSASATETKYGENLVREVGLGIFGTMGHHVYRNAFDKGNHIVQDVFKLSDFRCLELLRFQMDGEWKSLSPDQQGDEGRIYGQRILGVENGGQCFVRFYHGTLDQTAGPAFIAFANPPGRWASAHRGAGLCYAIVTTITDVDNLTSVPNLMFEVRGAPLYDPRKDSSVGGSGSHRWNDQSTWEFSNNNAVMMYNLERGLFNGAEKIVGRGVAASRLPLSEWFTAMNICDETMPDGSKRYTAALIASSGDGVTHETNMTPLREACAGSWIEGVTGEYPLVGANQAIVATITDDDIAWEKSFQVSFSRTRTELVNTVAASYVSPDLFYETTSLTTRIDAVALAEDRERLASKVDYTAVTDPRVGDRLADIAIRASRYQPNGGFTIRPKFLSLQVGQWVQWVSARYNRTIRMQIHSKSLGAMGSDSVRDVSISWQEVGDGIFDPTAYETNPPVLVPNGQPDYQSQLVNFNAVPNKVIGDDGQEHPGIRLFWDEITDTTVEGVEIQYWPENDPDQIFTAYVPRDVTVFQIVNGLTSLSDWWVRTRLRVAAGTRPVSWSTAIKVRTLNAQSEQNPIDYSGLAEDLKGYLGWIGPQLREIIRQAEELATLTSDNHNSTHSNIQTLSRKLTSTFNNAKAQWEEEILVATGPNSAIGQQLTLINAQLWDSTGASITQLLQARVDGVEDEIEAQTNAITSLTAVVNNVSANATFRMATSVAPSGWNSRIGMQVEGGTVGDWKSAGLFLDANASGARIAMIAEQIVFTNGEDYFKPFVIQDGVMYGDAFVMDWAKIHNVEITWAQIGTAVVDNLIVGTSNLDFNAVTRSYSNSGSASAAGAFVTLNTTSGQGNTALIDCQFTTSFTTTGGSNTVTIRLENLTTNTVLRSFTQQYGNGGQSFNGNSMAIDSSAVVGQNVYRLMFVWNGTGTGSINASGALKALIWNR from the coding sequence ATGATTTACATTCTGGTGGCATTCTTCGCGCTTCTGGCCTCGCCAGCGGTGGCGGACCCTGTTTCTATTGTGACGGGCATTGTCGGCCTTGGTTCATGGCTGTTCGGCGGTACGGTTCTTGCGAATATCGTGCTGGGTGGACTTCTGGTTGCGGCTAAATACGCCCTGACTTCAATCTTCCAACAGACGCCGAAGTCATCCGCATCGGCTACGGAAACCAAGTACGGCGAAAACCTCGTGCGTGAGGTCGGGCTCGGTATCTTTGGCACCATGGGCCATCACGTCTACCGAAACGCGTTCGACAAGGGCAATCATATTGTCCAGGACGTGTTCAAGCTGTCTGACTTTCGCTGTCTTGAACTGCTGCGCTTTCAGATGGATGGTGAATGGAAATCACTGTCTCCCGATCAGCAGGGCGACGAAGGCCGCATCTATGGGCAGCGTATCCTTGGTGTAGAAAACGGCGGTCAGTGCTTCGTGCGCTTCTATCACGGTACGCTAGACCAGACTGCCGGTCCTGCTTTTATTGCTTTCGCCAATCCTCCAGGCCGCTGGGCTTCTGCGCATCGCGGCGCCGGCCTTTGCTATGCAATCGTCACGACTATAACAGACGTAGACAATCTCACATCTGTTCCGAACCTCATGTTCGAGGTGCGTGGCGCACCGCTTTACGATCCTCGCAAGGATAGCTCGGTCGGCGGTTCTGGCTCGCATCGCTGGAACGATCAAAGCACATGGGAATTCAGCAACAACAACGCCGTCATGATGTATAATCTTGAACGCGGCTTGTTTAACGGCGCTGAAAAGATTGTAGGGCGAGGCGTGGCAGCAAGTCGTCTGCCTTTGTCTGAATGGTTCACCGCAATGAATATCTGCGATGAAACCATGCCAGACGGCAGCAAGCGCTACACAGCTGCATTGATCGCTTCCTCTGGCGATGGCGTAACGCACGAAACCAATATGACACCGTTACGCGAAGCGTGTGCCGGGTCATGGATTGAAGGTGTAACAGGCGAATACCCGCTCGTTGGTGCAAATCAGGCTATTGTTGCGACGATCACCGATGATGACATTGCATGGGAAAAGTCGTTTCAGGTTTCGTTTTCACGTACCCGTACAGAATTGGTGAACACAGTTGCGGCTTCCTATGTCAGCCCCGATTTGTTCTATGAGACGACTTCACTCACCACGCGTATTGATGCAGTGGCTCTGGCTGAAGATCGGGAGCGTCTGGCGTCAAAAGTTGATTATACCGCTGTCACCGACCCTCGTGTGGGCGACCGGCTGGCAGACATTGCAATCCGTGCATCGCGCTATCAGCCGAATGGCGGCTTCACGATACGTCCGAAGTTTCTTTCACTTCAGGTCGGGCAATGGGTGCAGTGGGTTTCTGCCCGTTACAATCGCACAATCAGGATGCAGATCCATTCCAAGTCTCTTGGAGCGATGGGGAGTGACAGCGTTCGCGATGTCTCTATCTCTTGGCAGGAGGTCGGTGATGGCATCTTTGATCCGACTGCTTATGAAACCAATCCGCCTGTCTTAGTCCCAAATGGACAGCCAGATTATCAGTCGCAACTTGTCAACTTCAATGCAGTGCCGAACAAGGTCATTGGCGATGACGGTCAGGAACACCCCGGCATTCGTTTGTTTTGGGATGAAATCACTGACACGACAGTCGAAGGCGTAGAAATCCAGTATTGGCCGGAGAATGACCCGGACCAGATATTCACGGCCTACGTGCCGCGTGATGTGACTGTTTTCCAGATCGTCAACGGCCTTACCAGTTTGTCAGATTGGTGGGTTCGCACTCGGTTACGCGTAGCCGCTGGCACGCGTCCGGTTTCTTGGTCCACAGCTATTAAGGTCCGAACACTGAATGCACAGAGTGAGCAGAACCCGATCGATTACAGTGGGCTTGCTGAGGATTTGAAAGGCTATTTGGGATGGATCGGTCCCCAGTTACGCGAAATCATTCGTCAGGCAGAAGAACTCGCAACGCTGACTTCCGACAATCACAACTCGACCCATTCAAATATCCAAACCCTTAGCAGGAAACTGACCAGCACTTTCAACAATGCAAAGGCACAATGGGAAGAAGAGATCCTCGTTGCAACTGGCCCAAACAGTGCGATTGGTCAGCAACTAACCCTTATAAACGCGCAGCTGTGGGACAGCACTGGCGCCAGTATTACCCAACTTTTACAGGCACGTGTTGATGGTGTTGAGGATGAGATTGAGGCCCAGACAAATGCAATCACCAGTTTGACGGCGGTCGTCAATAATGTCAGCGCGAATGCGACATTCCGCATGGCAACGTCTGTCGCACCGTCTGGCTGGAACTCTCGTATTGGTATGCAGGTTGAGGGCGGGACGGTCGGCGACTGGAAAAGTGCAGGGCTGTTTCTTGATGCCAATGCATCGGGCGCTCGGATAGCCATGATTGCAGAGCAGATCGTTTTCACGAATGGCGAAGATTACTTCAAACCCTTCGTGATCCAAGACGGTGTGATGTATGGCGATGCCTTTGTTATGGATTGGGCAAAAATCCATAATGTTGAAATCACATGGGCGCAGATTGGTACGGCTGTTGTCGATAATCTGATCGTCGGAACGAGCAACCTCGACTTCAACGCCGTCACGCGTTCCTATTCCAATTCTGGTTCCGCCTCGGCTGCGGGTGCTTTCGTCACATTGAACACGACAAGTGGCCAGGGAAATACAGCTCTCATAGATTGTCAATTTACCACTTCCTTCACGACGACTGGCGGTAGCAATACCGTTACGATCAGACTGGAAAACCTAACCACAAACACTGTGCTTCGTTCATTCACTCAACAGTATGGGAATGGGGGACAGTCCTTTAACGGAAACTCAATGGCTATCGATAGCTCTGCCGTGGTTGGTCAAAATGTCTACAGACTAATGTTTGTATGGAATGGCACAGGAACCGGCAGCATTAACGCATCGGGCGCTTTGAAAGCCCTGATCTGGAACCGCTAA